In Tachypleus tridentatus isolate NWPU-2018 chromosome 7, ASM421037v1, whole genome shotgun sequence, a genomic segment contains:
- the LOC143256775 gene encoding uncharacterized protein LOC143256775 isoform X1, with protein sequence MNTLIAAIFFGLLAYTHAGFLTAPFGAAIAHGTIGHGLVAPAAVAHGTIGHGLVAPAAVAHGTIGHGLVAPAAVAHGVVSHGVIAPAAVAHGAISHGVIAPAAVAHGAISHGVIAPAAVAHGAISHGFVGPSSVTHGAFAHSAVGPAVVAHGAVAPHGVAAGDPTGAIGAAQGAFASAQGAAAAKEGLILRGAPAGRVSSSVSRINHGHGIGLAHAGLGYAGHGYAGAYGLGLPAPYGYRYAGAHGLGYGHGLGFAKALIH encoded by the exons ATGAATACATTG atTGCCGCCATTTTCTTCGGTCTCTTGGCCTACACTCATGCTGGATTTCTGACAGCACCCTTTGGAGCAGCCATCGCTCACGGTACCATTGGTCATGGTCTAGTTGCCCCAGCTGCTGTCGCTCACGGTACCATTGGTCATGGTCTAGTTGCCCCAGCTGCTGTCGCTCACGGTACCATTGGTCATGGTCTAGTTGCTCCAGCTGCTGTCGCCCATGGTGTTGTATCTCACGGTGTTATTGCTCCAGCCGCCGTCGCTCATGGTGCCATATCTCACGGTGTTATTGCTCCAGCCGCCGTCGCTCATGGTGCCATATCTCACGGTGTTATTGCTCCAGCTGCAGTGGCTCATGGTGCCATTTCCCATGGATTTGTTGGTCCATCTTCTGTTACACATGGAGCATTCGCACATAGTGCTGTTGGTCCTGCCGTCGTCGCTCATGGTGCTGTCGCTCCCCATGGAGTTGCTGCCGGAGATCCAACTGGTGCCATCGGTGCTGCCCAGGGTGCCTTTGCCTCCGCACAGGGAGCTGCTGCCGCTAAAGAAGGTTTAATTTTGCGAGGTGCCCCAGCCGGACGAGTGAGTTCCTCTGTCTCTAGAATCAACCACGGCCATGGTATTGGTTTAGCTCATGCAGGTCTAGGATACGCTGGACACGGCTATGCTGGAGCTTATGGACTGGGTTTACCCGCTCCCTATGGATACAGATACGCTGGTGCCCACGGTTTGGGATACGGCCATGGTCTTGGTTTTGCTAAAGCTCTGATACACTAA
- the LOC143256775 gene encoding uncharacterized protein LOC143256775 isoform X2: MNTLIAAIFFGLLAYTHAGFLTAPFGAAVAHGTIGHGLVAPAAVAHGVVSHGVIAPAAVAHGAISHGVIAPAAVAHGAISHGVIAPAAVAHGAISHGFVGPSSVTHGAFAHSAVGPAVVAHGAVAPHGVAAGDPTGAIGAAQGAFASAQGAAAAKEGLILRGAPAGRVSSSVSRINHGHGIGLAHAGLGYAGHGYAGAYGLGLPAPYGYRYAGAHGLGYGHGLGFAKALIH; this comes from the exons ATGAATACATTG atTGCCGCCATTTTCTTCGGTCTCTTGGCCTACACTCATGCTGGATTTCTGACAGCACCCTTTGGAGCAGCC GTCGCTCACGGTACCATTGGTCATGGTCTAGTTGCTCCAGCTGCTGTCGCCCATGGTGTTGTATCTCACGGTGTTATTGCTCCAGCCGCCGTCGCTCATGGTGCCATATCTCACGGTGTTATTGCTCCAGCCGCCGTCGCTCATGGTGCCATATCTCACGGTGTTATTGCTCCAGCTGCAGTGGCTCATGGTGCCATTTCCCATGGATTTGTTGGTCCATCTTCTGTTACACATGGAGCATTCGCACATAGTGCTGTTGGTCCTGCCGTCGTCGCTCATGGTGCTGTCGCTCCCCATGGAGTTGCTGCCGGAGATCCAACTGGTGCCATCGGTGCTGCCCAGGGTGCCTTTGCCTCCGCACAGGGAGCTGCTGCCGCTAAAGAAGGTTTAATTTTGCGAGGTGCCCCAGCCGGACGAGTGAGTTCCTCTGTCTCTAGAATCAACCACGGCCATGGTATTGGTTTAGCTCATGCAGGTCTAGGATACGCTGGACACGGCTATGCTGGAGCTTATGGACTGGGTTTACCCGCTCCCTATGGATACAGATACGCTGGTGCCCACGGTTTGGGATACGGCCATGGTCTTGGTTTTGCTAAAGCTCTGATACACTAA